A genomic stretch from Salarias fasciatus chromosome 18, fSalaFa1.1, whole genome shotgun sequence includes:
- the LOC115404886 gene encoding ATP-sensitive inward rectifier potassium channel 10-like has product MTSATPPSSRSSSPQKVCHSQTQTDVLKPLLGGGISSIGGTLRKRKRVLSKDGRSNVRIEHVSGRGALYMRDLWTTFLDMQWRYKFFVFTATFAGTWFLFGVLWYLVALVHGDLLEFDPPSNHTPCVMQMQSLTGAFLFSLESQTTIGYGFRCITEECPAAIILLIVQLVITMIMEIFITGTFLAKIARPKKRGETVKFSQHAVVSTHEGRPCLMIRVANMRKSLLIGCQVTGKLLQTSLTKEGETVRLDQRNVPFEVDASSDSPFLILPLTYYHVIDDSSPLRAWAAKGGGWTDPELADFELLVIMSATIEPTSATCQVRTSYLPDEILWGYEFPPVVSLSPSGKYVADFAFFDKVAKTKTTPIFKPPSPQHTCQSNGSGPVPEVSDPEKIRLEQSYREQRGEDRGRVRETPLSVRISNV; this is encoded by the exons ATGACCTCGGCCACTCCGCCCTCCTCTCGTAGCTCATCGCCTCAGAAGGTTTGCCACTCCCAGACACAGACCGATGTCCTCAAACCTTTACTTGGAGGCGGGATATCCAGCATTGGGGGGactctgaggaagaggaaacgGGTCCTGTCCAAAGATGGGCGAAGCAACGTGCGCATCGAGCACGTCAGCGGGAGAGGCGCTCTCTACATGCGGGATCTCTGGACGACGTTCCTGGACATGCAGTGGCGCTACAAGTTCTTCGTGTTCACGGCCACTTTTGCAGGGACCTGGTTCCTGTTCGGGGTGCTGTGGTACCTGGTGGCGCTGGTGCACGGAGACCTGCTGG AGTTTGATCCTCCTTCAAACCACACTCCCTGCGTGATGCAGATGCAGTCCCTGACGGGagccttcctcttctccctGGAGTCCCAGACCACCATTGGTTATGGCTTTCGCTGCATCACTGAGGAATGTCCTGCGGCGATAATCCTCCTCATAGTGCAACTGGTCATCACAATGATCATGGAAATCTTCATCACCGGGACCTTTTTGGCCAAG ATTGCAAGGCCAAAGAAAAGAGGTGAGACGGTGAAGTTTAGCCAGCACGCTGTGGTGTCGACGCACGAGGGCCGACCCTGCCTGATGATCAGGGTGGCCAACATGCGCAAGAGTCTTCTGATCGGTTGTCAG GTGACTGGAAAGCTGCTCCAGACATCGCTGACCAAGGAAGGCGAGACGGTTCGTCTGGATCAGAGAAATGTCCCTTTTGAAGTCGACGCTTCCAGCGACAGCCCGTTTCTCATACTGCCCCTCACCTACTACCACGTCATTGACGACAGCAGTCCTTTACGAGCCTGGGCAGCCAAGG GTGGCGGTTGGACAGATCCAGAACTGGCGGACTTTGAGCTGCTGGTGATCATGAGCGCCACGATAGAGCCAACCTCTGCCACTTGCCAAGTTCGCACCTCCTACCTGCCCGACGAGATCCTCTGGGGCTACGAGTTTCCCCCCGTcgtctccctctctccgtcAGGAAAGTATGTAGCGGACTTTGCCTTTTTTGACAAAGTggccaagaccaagaccacGCCCATCTTCAAACCGCCCAGTCCCCAGCACACGTGCCAGAGCAATGGGAGCGGGCCCGTGCCGGAGGTGTCTGATCCCGAGAAGATCCGACTGGAGCAGAGTTACAGGGAACAGAGAGGGGAGGATCGAGGTCGAGTCAGGGAAACGCCTCTCAGCGTTCGGATCAGCAACGTGTGA